In Homo sapiens chromosome 11, GRCh38.p14 Primary Assembly, one DNA window encodes the following:
- the OR5D14 gene encoding olfactory receptor 5D14, protein MMMVLRNLSMEPTFALLGFTDYPKLQIPLFLVFLLMYVITVVGNLGMIIIIKINPKFHTPMYFFLSHLSFVDFCYSSIVTPKLLENLVMADKSIFYFSCMMQYFLSCTAVVTESFLLAVMAYDRFVAICNPLLYTVAMSQRLCALLVAGSYLWGMFGPLVLLCYALRLNFSGPNVINHFFCEYTALISVSGSDILIPHLLLFSFATFNEMCTLLIILTSYVFIFVTVLKIRSVSGRHKAFSTWASHLTSITIFHGTILFLYCVPNSKNSRQTVKVASVFYTVVNPMLNPLIYSLRNKDVKDAFWKLIHTQVPFH, encoded by the coding sequence ATGATGATGGTTTTAAGGAATCTGAGCATGGAGCCCACCTTTGCCCTTTTAGGTTTCACAGATTACCCAAAGCTTCAGATTCCTCTCTTCCTTGTGTTTCTGCTCATGTATGTTATCACAGTGGTAGGAAACCTTGGGATGATCATAATAATCAAGATTAACCCCAAATTTCACACTCCTATGTACTTTTTCCTTAGTCACCtctcttttgttgatttttgttacTCTTCCATTGTCACTCCCAAGCTGCTTGAGAACTTGGTAATGGCAGATAAAAGCATCTTCTACTTTAGCTGCATGATGCAGTACTTCCTGTCCTGCACTGCTGTGGTGACAGAGTCTTTCTTGCTGGCAGTGATGGCCTATGACCGCTTTGTGGCCATCTGCAATCCTCTGCTTTATACAGTGGCCATGTCACAGAGGCTCTGTGCCCTGCTGGTGGCTGGGTCATATCTCTGGGGCATGTTTGGCCCCTTGGTACTCCTTTGTTATGCTCTCCGGTTAAACTTCTCTGGACCTAATGTAATCAACCACTTCTTTTGTGAGTATACTGCTCTCATCTCTGTGTCTGGCTCTGATATACTCATCCCCCACCTGCTGCTTTTCAGCTTCGCCACCTTCAATGAGATGTGTACACTACTGATCATCCTCACttcctatgttttcatttttgtgactGTACTAAAAATCCGTTCTGTTAGTGGGCGCCACAAAGCCTtctccacctgggcctcccacctGACTTCTATCACCATCTTCCATGGGACCATCCTTTTCCTTTACTGTGTACCCAACTCCAAAAACTCTCGGCAAACAGTCAAAGTGGCCTCTGTATTTTACACAGTTGTCAACCCCATGCTGAACCCTCTGATCTACAGCCTAAGGAATAAAGACGTGAAGGATGCTTTCTGGAAGTTAATACATACACAAGTTCCATTTCACTGA
- the OR5L1 gene encoding olfactory receptor 5L1: MGKENCTTVAEFILLGLSDVPELRVCLFLLFLLIYGVTLLANLGMIALIQVSSRLHTPMYFFLSHLSSVDFCYSSIIVPKMLANIFNKDKAISFLGCMVQFYLFCTCVVTEVFLLAVMAYDRFVAICNPLLYTVTMSWKVRVELASCCYFCGTVCSLIHLCLALRIPFYRSNVINHFFCDLPPVLSLACSDITVNETLLFLVATLNESVTIMIILTSYLLILTTILKMGSAEGRHKAFSTCASHLTAITVFHGTVLSIYCRPSSGNSGDADKVATVFYTVVIPMLNSVIYSLRNKDVKEALRKVMGSKIHS; encoded by the coding sequence ATGGGCAAGGAAAACTGCACCACTGTGGCTGAGTTCATTCTCCTTGGACTATCAGATGTCCCTGAGTTGAGAGTCTGCCTCTTCCTGCTGTTCCTTCTCATCTATGGAGTCACGTTGTTAGCCAACCTGGGCATGATTGCACTGATTCAGGTCAGCTCTCGgctccacacccccatgtactttTTCCTCAGCCACTTGTCCTCTGTAGATTTCTGCTACTCCTCAATAATTGTGCCAAAAATGTTGGCTAATATCTTTAACAAGGACAAAGCCATCTCCTTCCTAGGGTGCATGGTGCAATTCTACTTGTTTTGCACTTGTGTGGTCACTGAGGTCTTCCTGCTGGCCGTGATGGCCTATGACCGCTTTGTGGCCATCTGTAACCCTTTGCTATACACAGTCACCATGTCTTGGAAGGTGCGTGTGGAGCTGGCTTCTTGCTGCTACTTCTGTGGGACGGTGTGTTCTCTGATTCATTTGTGCTTAGCTCTTAGGATCCCCTTCTATAGATCTAATGTGATTAACCACTTTTTCTGTGATCTACCTCCTGTCTTAAGTCTTGCTTGCTCTGATATCACTGTGAATGAGACACTGCTGTTCCTGGTGGCCACTTTGAATGAGAGTGTTACCATCATGATCATCCTCACCTCCTACCTGCTAATTCTCACCACCATCCTGAAGATGGGCTCTGCAGAGGGCAGGCACaaagccttctccacctgtgCTTCCCACCTCACAGCTATCACTGTCTTCCATGGAACAGTCCTTTCCATTTATTGCAGGCCCAGTTCAGGCAATAGTGGAGATGCTGACAAAGTGGCCACCGTGTTCTACACAGTCGTGATTCCTATGCTGAACTCTGTGATCTACAGCCTGAGAAATAAAGATGTGAAAGAAGCTCTCAGAAAAGTGATGGGCTCCAAAATTCACTCCTAG
- the OR5D18 gene encoding olfactory receptor 5D18, with protein sequence MLLTDRNTSGTTFTLLGFSDYPELQVPLFLVFLAIYNVTVLGNIGLIVIIKINPKLHTPMYFFLSQLSFVDFCYSSIIAPKMLVNLVVKDRTISFLGCVVQFFFFCTFVVTESFLLAVMAYDRFVAICNPLLYTVNMSQKLCVLLVVGSYAWGVSCSLELTCSALKLCFHGFNTINHFFCEFSSLLSLSCSDTYINQWLLFFLATFNEISTLLIVLTSYAFIVVTILKMRSVSGRRKAFSTCASHLTAITIFHGTILFLYCVPNSKNSRHTVKVASVFYTVVIPMLNPLIYSLRNKDVKDTVTEILDTKVFSY encoded by the coding sequence ATGCTGCTGACTGATAGAAATACAAGTGGGACCACGTTCACCCTCTTGGGCTTCTCAGATTACCCAGAACTGCAAGTCCCACTCTTCCTGGTTTTTCTGGCCATCTACAATGTCACTGTGCTAGGGAATATTGGGTTGATTGTGATCATCAAAATCAACCCCAAACTGCATACCCCCATGTACTTTTTCCTCAGCCAACTCTCCTTTGTGGATTTCTGCTATTCCTCCATCATTGCTCCCAAGATGTTGGTGAACCTTGTTGTCAAAGACAGAACCATTTCATTTTTAGGATGCGTAGtacaattctttttcttctgtacCTTTGTGGTCACTGAATCCTTTTTATTAGCTGTGATGGCCTATGACCGCTTCGTGGCCATTTGCAACCCTCTGCTCTACACAGTTAACATGTCCCAGAAACTCTGCGTGCTGCTGGTTGTGGGATCCTATGCCTGGGGAGTCTCATGTTCCTTGGAACTGACGTGCTCTGCTTTAAAGTTATGTTTTCATGGTTTCAACACAATCAATCACTTCTTCTGTGAGTTCTCCTCACTACTCTCCCTTTCTTGCTCTGATACTTACATCAACCAGTGGCTGCTATTCTTTCTTGCCACCTTTAATGAAATCAGCACACTACTCATCGTTCTCACATCTTATGCGTTCATTGTTGTAACCATCCTCAAGATGCGTTCAGTCAGTGGGCGCCGCaaagccttctccacctgtgCCTCCCACCTGACTGCCATCACCATCTTCCATGGCACCATCCTCTTCCTTTACTGTGTGCCCAACTCCAAAAACTCCAGGCACACAGTCAAAGTGGCCTCTGTGTTTTACACCGTGGTGATCCCCATGTTGAATCCCCTGATCtacagtctgagaaataaagatgtcAAGGATACAGTCACCGAGATACTGGACACCAAAGTCTTCTCTTACTGA